The DNA region GTTCCTCTGGGGCATGTGCACAAGGAGTTTATGAAAGTCACTGATTCGTCTCGAGAGGCGttcaagcttctcaaggCGCTATTTGCCTGCGAGCCGCATGCTAGAGCGGTGGTTGCGGTAGGTTCGAGGCGCAAAGTAGAGGACCTGTCGGAGGAGTGGAAGGAACACTTTCGCATTGCTTGGACGAACGGCCACATATCGTCGGGAGAAAGGATTAGGTCATTCCTTGCTGACAAGAATAGCCAGGTGCTGCTGGGGACGAAGCTCGTGACGCAGGGAATCGACGTGCGCAACCTGCAGATGGTGATCATGATGGACTACAGGCCCAGCATCATCGAGTTCATTCAGGCCGCTGGTCGGCTGCGTTCTTCGGGGCTGTTCTATTTGCTGTCCAGCGCCAGAGCGAGAGGCGAAGCGGGGGAGCGGGTTTCTGACCATCCAGCAGTCCCGCTGCTTGAAGACGGATGTGTGGACAAACAGATGGCCGCATTCTACGGTCTGGGTGCGCAGGGAGCACCCACTAGGAACGCAGAATTGCTCCTGGCTGACTCCCAAGGACTTGTTGCAAGACACAGGAGAGCGatggaaaagctggaaaGAGACCAAGAGCTCGCCAGGAAACGGGCGGTAAAAGTGTTCCcatctcttgctcttgaaaagaaaagaatcaaaagagATTTCCATGAGCCACATGGATACACCGACATTTTGCTGTACATAGGTCTGCCGACGGATATGGCGGCGggcctctttcttcaaggagtcGACATCCACTTTTGTCCACCGGATACCTTTACCAGAAAGGACGGATGCAAAGACTGTCTTAAGGATTACAATCTGTGCGTCTGTGCTGGTGGACAATACAAGTCGTACCGGCGGATAGCATGCGAGGCGCTGGCGCTGCGGCGCATGCTATTGGATGACGAAAGGTGTGGCAAGCATCTAGAAGGAATGGAGCCGTTTCGAAGGGACCCTGTTGGATACTTGCACGCTTTTGTCAAGGAAAGGAAACAGCTTCAGGCCGCGGTGATGCGGAAGTACCTGTGGTTCCACGAGCTGACGACGGGAGTCTCGCAGATCGTTGCGTTGCAGTCAGTAAGAGGCGTCGGAAGCTGCAGGCTGTTCACGCGGCCAGCGGCGGATATCAGGCGCATATACTGCGATGCATGGCGttcgctgaa from Torulaspora globosa chromosome 3, complete sequence includes:
- a CDS encoding C-terminal helicase domain-containing protein, yielding MDTGDSSGGMTCYPIKMFDLMGEVPLGHVHKEFMKVTDSSREAFKLLKALFACEPHARAVVAVGSRRKVEDLSEEWKEHFRIAWTNGHISSGERIRSFLADKNSQVLLGTKLVTQGIDVRNLQMVIMMDYRPSIIEFIQAAGRLRSSGLFYLLSSARARGEAGERVSDHPAVPLLEDGCVDKQMAAFYGLGAQGAPTRNAELLLADSQGLVARHRRAMEKLERDQELARKRAVKVFPSLALEKKRIKRDFHEPHGYTDILLYIGLPTDMAAGLFLQGVDIHFCPPDTFTRKDGCKDCLKDYNLCVCAGGQYKSYRRIACEALALRRMLLDDERCGKHLEGMEPFRRDPVGYLHAFVKERKQLQAAVMRKYLWFHELTTGVSQIVALQSVRGVGSCRLFTRPAADIRRIYCDAWRSLKKQRLNVLEYFWSRERMRCDEIWDKETSRSSRSFVEIVDKQGTFERMWQRSSARFHGPEYVKGQYGNVHRRSMNTYEMSRARLFYKYDGSVGLPSWDMYLSMVLGMFYNVELRSRIADLVEQIGDVWLVPHWLELQNVLVQMGDGKKVPFFVLCGAIYQEMQATPG